A part of Ictalurus furcatus strain D&B chromosome 8, Billie_1.0, whole genome shotgun sequence genomic DNA contains:
- the abhd2b gene encoding monoacylglycerol lipase ABHD2, translating to MLTDDITMVICPGIGNHSEKHYIRTFVDYSQKQGYRCAVLNHLGALPNIELTSPRMFTYGCTWEFSAMVSYIKRTFPQTWLIVVGFSLGGNIVCKFLGENQANQDKVLCCVSVCQGYCAQRAHETFIQWDQCRRIYDFFMADNMKKIILSHK from the exons ATGCTCACAGATGACATAACCATGGTGATCTGCCCAGGGATCGGTAACCACAGTGAGAAGCATTATATCCGTACCTTTGTGGATTACTCCCAGAAGCAGGGCTACAGATGTGCTGTGCTTAACCACCTGGGGGCCTTGCCAAACATTGAACTCACATCCCCACGGATGTTCACCTATG GCTGTACCTGGGAGTTTTCAGCCATGGTGAGCTACATCAAACGTACATTCCCTCAGACCTGGCTCATTGTGGTGGGCTTCAGTCTAGGTGGGAACATTGTGTGTAAGTTTCTGGGAGAGAACCAAGCCAATCAGGACAAGGTGCTATGCTGTGTCAGTGTTTGTCAGGGCTATTGTGCTCAGAG gGCCCATGAAACATTTATACAGTGGGACCAATGCAGGAGAATTTATGACTTCTTCATGGCTgacaatatgaaaaaaatcatcCTGTCCCACAAGTAA